From Amycolatopsis sp. WQ 127309:
TGACCAGGAGACGAAGTACGATCCTCGCCGCCGTCACCGTGTTGCTGGCGAGCCTGACCGCCGTGCTGCTGACCACGGGCACCGCCGAAGCGCACGGCGCGCTGATGAAACCGGGCAGCCGGACGTTCCTGTGCTGGCAGGACGGGCTGAGCTCGACCGGCCAGATCATCCCGCAGAACCCCGCCTGCTCGGCCGCGGTGACCACCAGCGGGGCCAACTCGCTGTACAACTGGTTCGCCGTGCTGCGCTCCGACGGCGCCGGCCGCACCCGCGGCTTCATCCCGGACGGGAAGCTGTGCTCCGGCGGGAACCCGGGCTACGCCGGGTTCGACCAGGTCGGCGACTGGCCGCTGACCCACCTCACCGCCGGGGCGGCGTTCGACTTCTCCTACAACGCGTGGGCCGCCCACCCGGGCTGGTTCTACACCTACGTGACGAAGGACGGCTGGGACCCGTCGCAGCCGCTGACCTGGGACTCGCTGGAGGACCAGCCGTTCCTGACCATCGACCACCCGCCGGTGACCGGCACCGTCGGGACCGTCGACGGCCAGTACAAGTGGACCGGCGCGCTCCCCTCGAACAAGTCGGGGCGGCACATCGTCTACTCGGTCTGGAAGCGCTCCGACAGCGCCGAGACGTTCTACGGCTGTTCGGACGTCACCTTCGACGGCGGGCACGGCGAGGTCACCGGGGTGCACGCCCCGGGCACCCCGACCACCACGCCGACGACCCCGACGTCTCCCCCGCCCACCGGCGGCTCGTGCATGGCGATGTACGAGATCACCAACACCTGGAGCGGCGGCTACCAGGCCACGGTGACGATCATGAACCACAGCACCACGGCGTACTCCGGCTGGCAGGCGGGCTGGACGCTGCCCGCGGGCCAGACGGTCGGCAGCGTCTGGAACGGCACGCTGAGCCAGTCCGGCTCGGTGGTCACGGTCCGCAGCGCGGACTGGAACGGCCGGATCCCGCCGGACGGCGAGACGACCTTCGGCCTGGTCGTCAACACCACCGGCACCAACCCGGCCCAGCCGTCGCCCACCTGCCAGGGCACCTGACGCCGAAGTCCGTGCATGCCACATCGAGGGACATCACGTCCCTCGATGTGGCATTCACGGACTCGACGGGGCCGGGCCGGTGCTGCCGCGGGTGATCAGCGCCGACGGGGCCGTGCGGACGTCGCCCGCGTCGCCGCCCGTCAGCAGGTCCCGCAGCACCGACACCGCGAGCGCGCCGAACTCCGCGACCGGGCGCCGCACCGCCGTCAGCGCCGGGCGGACCAGGCGGCAGAGCACCGAGTCGTCCCACGCCACCACCGAGACGTCGCCCGGCACGGCCAGGCCCCGTTCGCGCAGCGCGGCGAGCCCGGCGACGGCGAGGACGTCGGTGTCGAACAGCAGCGCGGTCGGCGGCCGGGCCGCGGCCAGCAGCCGGGCGGTGGCAGCCGCGCCGGCCTCGGCCGAGTGGTCCGTGTGGACGGTCCGGGCGGCGGGCAGGCCCAGCCGCTCCGCCGCCGCGGCGAACGCCTCGGCCCGCACCCGCGTCTGCACCAGCACCGCCGGCCCGGTGACCCACGCGACCCGGCGGTGCCCGAGCGCGGCGAGGTAGCCGAGGACCTCACCGACCGCGGCGGTGTCGTCCACCCGCACCGACGGGACGCCCGGGCGGCCGAGCGGGCCGCCCAGCGCCACCGCCGGCAGGCCGATCCGCAGCAGCTCGGCGATCCGGTCGTCGTCACGGCGCGGGCCGGTCAGCAGCACGCCGTCGGCCCGGCGCTCGCCGTGCCAGCGGCGGTAGACCTCCAGCTCGGCGGCGTGGTCCGGCGCGACCTGCAGGATCAGCGACGCCGACCCGAGCTCGCGCTGGATCCCGGTGAGCAGGGCCAGGAAGAGCGGTTCGACGCCGAGGACGTCCGCGGGCCGGTCCAGCACCATCCCGACCGCCCCGGCCCGGCCGCCGGACAAGGCCCGCGCGGACTCGTTCGGCGCCCAGCCCAGCTCCCGGGCGATCGCGGTGATCCGGTGCCGGGTCGCCTCCGAGACGCCGGGACGGCCGTTGAGGGCGTAGGAAACGGCCCCTTTGGACACCCCGGCCTCGCGGGCGATGTCGGTGATCGTCGGACGCTTCATCGCGCTCCTCCACTGGACCCGTTGCGCCACAAGAACTCGACCCCAGGGCTTGACCGATTCATCGCGTGCCCGTGTCCGTCCGGACACCCGCAGTCGCCCACCTTGACACCCGTCGGCCGCGGAAACAAGACTCCCGTCCCGGGAGCGCTCCCATACTCGTGTGCGAGCGCGAGTCGCGAACCGGGAGTGCGCAGACGTGCGGAAGATCCGAAGAACACTGGCGGCCGCCACGGCCGCCGTCCTGCTGGTCCTGACCGGGGGCTGCGGCCCCGCCACGCCCGAGCGCTTCACGCTCACGCTGGCGACGTTCGGGCAGTTCGGCTACGACGACCTGATCCCGGGGTACGAGTTCACCCACCCCGGGCTCACCATCCGCCAGGTCCGGACCGAGCAGGGCGGCCCGTACCACCAGGACCTGCTGGCCGAGCTGCGGAGCGGACAGGGCCTCGCCGACGTCCAGGCCGTCGAGGAAGGCCACCTCGCCGACGTGCTCGCGCAGTCGGCGAAGTTCGCCGACCTGGCCGCGATCGGCCCGCCCGACGTCAAGCCCGGCCGCTGGCTGGAGTGGAAGTACGAAGCCGGGCTCGCCAAGGACGGCAAGCTCGTCGGCTACGGGACCGACATCGGCCCGCTCGCCATGTGCTACCGCAAGGACCTCCTCGAAGCCGCCGGGCTGCCGACCGACCCCGGCTCGGTGAAGACGATGTTCGCGACCTGGGACAGCTACTTCCAGGCGGGCGAGCGGTACGTCAAGCGCACGAAGGGCAAGGCGTGGTTCGACTCCGCCGCCCAGAACTTCAACGCCATGGTCAACCAGCTCCCGGTCGGCTACCTCGACCGGCAGGACCGCCCCACGTTCGAGACGAACACCGCGCTCGCGGCCGCCTGGAACCAGGTCACCACCGCCGTCCGGCAGGGCCAGTCGGCCGGGCTGACGGCCTTCGCCGACGACGGGAACGCCGGCCTGCGCGCCGGGACGTTCGCGACGAAGGTCTGTCCTTCGTGGATGCTCGGCGCCATCGAGCAGCAGGCCGGGCTGGCCAACGCGGGCAAGTGGGCGATCACCGACGCCTTCCCGGACGGCGGCGGCAACTGGGGCGGCTCCTACCTGACCGTGCCGGCGACCAGCCCGCACCAGCGGGAGGCCGCCGCGCTGGCCGCCTGGCTCACCGCGCCGGAGCAGCAGCTGCACGCGTTCCGGGCCAGCGGGAACTTCCCCAGCCAGGTCGACGCCTTCACCTCGCCGGACCTGCTCAGCGAGATGAACGGCTACTTCGGCGGCGCGCTGAGCGGGCAGGTCTTCGTCGCGCAGGCCCGCAAGGTCGGGAAACCGCAGTACAAGGGCCCCGGCGACGGGAAGATCCAGGAGACGGTCGTCGCGCCGGCGCTCAAGGCCGTCGAGCGGGGCGCCGACCCCGCCGCGGTCTGGCAGCAGGTGAAGCTGGGCGCGGCCGGGGTCGTGCCCTGACCGGAAATCCGGTGGAACGGACGCACCGGAGCGGGCAGGGTGCCGGGTATGACGACTCCCCTGCCCGCGCCCTGGCCGCACCTCGGGATCCGGCGTCCCGGCCCGGCCGACCACCTGCCCGTGCTGGCCGTCCTCGACGACTGGTGGGGCGGCCTCGGTGGCGAGGAGGGCATGCGGCAACGGGCCCTCCTCCTGCCGAAGCTGATGTTCCAGCACTTCGGCGACAGCAGTTTCCTGGTGACGGCCGACGAGCGGATCGTCGCGTTCCTGATCGGGTTCCTGTCGCAGTCGCGGCCGGACGAGAGCTACATCCACTTCGTCGGCGTCGACCCCGCGGAGCGCGGGAGCGGGCTGGGCGCGGAGCTCTACGAGCGGTTCTTCGCCCACAGCCGGGCGCACGGGCGCACGGTGGTGCGGGCGATCACGTCGCCGCAGAACAGTGGTTCGCACGCGTTCCACACCAGGATGGGGTTCGTCACCGAACCCGGGCCGGCGGAGTACGAAGGGCGGCCGGTCCAGCCCGACTACGACGGGCCCGGGCTGGACCGGATGACGTTCCGGAAGGACCTCAGCCCGACAGGCTGAACGTCTTCACACCCAGCCCGGTCTGGCCCTGCCACGGCTCGAAGCCGAACTGGACACTCGTCAGGTACCAGGCGTCGCTGATCTTGCCCCGGTTCACCGCGTCGCGGGTGAAGTCGGTGAGGTTGACGCCGAGGCTGTCGGTGCCGGACGTCCGGACGTAGGAGATGACGTTCCAGCCGATGGTGCCGAACCAGACGTTCCACGTCGCGCCCGCGAGCTGCGCGGTGCCGATGACGCTGCCGACCGGCTGCGGGGCCCCGCGGTGGTTGCCCCAGATCATCACCTCGGCGCCGGTGTTCTGCCCGGCCGGATTCGGCGCCGGGTCGTACCAGACGTCGTAGGAGGCGTCCCACTGTCCGGCTTGGACGGTCGTGTAGTCCACCCGGGACGTCAGCGAGCCGAGCGAGCGGACCTGGCGGGGCAGGCCGCTGCCGGTGCTGCAGTTGCCGTAGTGGCAGCCGGCGTAGACCGACGGGTAGCTGCCGGGCGCGCCGTTCGTCGGCCGGTTGTGCGACGCCGTCGTCACGCTGAAGCCGGTGCCCGACACCGAGAGGCACTGGGTCGTGTCGTCACCCCAGTTGTTGTTCTGCACGATGTAGCGGCCACCTTGGATGCGCAGCGAGCCGTACTTGTCGCACAGCTGCGTGTCCGCGGCCGCCGGTGGGGCGGTGAGCACGGCACCGCCGGACAGCAGCACGGCCGTGGCTCCGAACGACGCCATTGTGGCTCGTAGCCGGTTCTTCATGGAGACTCCTTCCGGTTGCGGACAGGTGGAAACCCGGGCCGGACGGCGGCTGCGCAGGCACCGCCCGGCCCGGGAGATCGGGTTACTGAACGGCCGGGTAGGCGTTCTGGACCAGCTGCTCGAACTGGGCCTCGAACCACTTGCCCGACA
This genomic window contains:
- a CDS encoding LacI family DNA-binding transcriptional regulator, which translates into the protein MKRPTITDIAREAGVSKGAVSYALNGRPGVSEATRHRITAIARELGWAPNESARALSGGRAGAVGMVLDRPADVLGVEPLFLALLTGIQRELGSASLILQVAPDHAAELEVYRRWHGERRADGVLLTGPRRDDDRIAELLRIGLPAVALGGPLGRPGVPSVRVDDTAAVGEVLGYLAALGHRRVAWVTGPAVLVQTRVRAEAFAAAAERLGLPAARTVHTDHSAEAGAAATARLLAAARPPTALLFDTDVLAVAGLAALRERGLAVPGDVSVVAWDDSVLCRLVRPALTAVRRPVAEFGALAVSVLRDLLTGGDAGDVRTAPSALITRGSTGPAPSSP
- a CDS encoding lytic polysaccharide monooxygenase — protein: MTRRRSTILAAVTVLLASLTAVLLTTGTAEAHGALMKPGSRTFLCWQDGLSSTGQIIPQNPACSAAVTTSGANSLYNWFAVLRSDGAGRTRGFIPDGKLCSGGNPGYAGFDQVGDWPLTHLTAGAAFDFSYNAWAAHPGWFYTYVTKDGWDPSQPLTWDSLEDQPFLTIDHPPVTGTVGTVDGQYKWTGALPSNKSGRHIVYSVWKRSDSAETFYGCSDVTFDGGHGEVTGVHAPGTPTTTPTTPTSPPPTGGSCMAMYEITNTWSGGYQATVTIMNHSTTAYSGWQAGWTLPAGQTVGSVWNGTLSQSGSVVTVRSADWNGRIPPDGETTFGLVVNTTGTNPAQPSPTCQGT
- a CDS encoding ABC transporter substrate-binding protein translates to MRKIRRTLAAATAAVLLVLTGGCGPATPERFTLTLATFGQFGYDDLIPGYEFTHPGLTIRQVRTEQGGPYHQDLLAELRSGQGLADVQAVEEGHLADVLAQSAKFADLAAIGPPDVKPGRWLEWKYEAGLAKDGKLVGYGTDIGPLAMCYRKDLLEAAGLPTDPGSVKTMFATWDSYFQAGERYVKRTKGKAWFDSAAQNFNAMVNQLPVGYLDRQDRPTFETNTALAAAWNQVTTAVRQGQSAGLTAFADDGNAGLRAGTFATKVCPSWMLGAIEQQAGLANAGKWAITDAFPDGGGNWGGSYLTVPATSPHQREAAALAAWLTAPEQQLHAFRASGNFPSQVDAFTSPDLLSEMNGYFGGALSGQVFVAQARKVGKPQYKGPGDGKIQETVVAPALKAVERGADPAAVWQQVKLGAAGVVP
- a CDS encoding glycoside hydrolase, whose amino-acid sequence is MKNRLRATMASFGATAVLLSGGAVLTAPPAAADTQLCDKYGSLRIQGGRYIVQNNNWGDDTTQCLSVSGTGFSVTTASHNRPTNGAPGSYPSVYAGCHYGNCSTGSGLPRQVRSLGSLTSRVDYTTVQAGQWDASYDVWYDPAPNPAGQNTGAEVMIWGNHRGAPQPVGSVIGTAQLAGATWNVWFGTIGWNVISYVRTSGTDSLGVNLTDFTRDAVNRGKISDAWYLTSVQFGFEPWQGQTGLGVKTFSLSG
- a CDS encoding GNAT family N-acetyltransferase; its protein translation is MTTPLPAPWPHLGIRRPGPADHLPVLAVLDDWWGGLGGEEGMRQRALLLPKLMFQHFGDSSFLVTADERIVAFLIGFLSQSRPDESYIHFVGVDPAERGSGLGAELYERFFAHSRAHGRTVVRAITSPQNSGSHAFHTRMGFVTEPGPAEYEGRPVQPDYDGPGLDRMTFRKDLSPTG